The following coding sequences lie in one Nitratireductor mangrovi genomic window:
- a CDS encoding methyl-accepting chemotaxis protein, whose amino-acid sequence MRMFSVFGRLSITFKLILAAVIVNVAGLAASIYFVDRTAEGSLYDLAIDGWTMQTGQVAEAAAGGIKWKKPDVVAEAYAAYETDPDKALLRAIAFDAEKAELAAFAAPETETTAIDAAMAEIVAGAPEKIVTRRLDGSIVMVAPSGRTSDGKPLGHVGLAWNTAAVEDIRDSLNGGSALVQTASTALLVILLFLTIRMVIGRPLKAVTGRIEALAAGDLETPVAHLDRRDEVGVIARALDGFRVASVEKMAADRELEAQRVGIEEERTQNEAARASTAKLQAAVVKLLGAALARLAEGDLTTRLKVDFPADYRKLKDDFNRAMDRLQDAMNRIVDTGRQLELGTGEIRRAADELARRSEQQAATLEETVAAVNDITSSVTSTAKGAGEARDAVTEVARDAGRSDEVVGQAISAMNGIEKSSREITKIIGVIDEIAFQTNLLALNAGVEAARAGEAGRGFAVVAQEVRSLAQRSAEAASEIKGLIQASEAQVKSGAKLVGETGEFIGRISGKVGSINEIVVEIARAAEDQAESLRGINSAMGGIDTATQQGAAMAEQFTATSHNLARDGAELMALISHFRTEAGAHRQPAEPARQPQPTRPPVRLAVTDGATALDIEVEEDGWQEF is encoded by the coding sequence ATGCGTATGTTCAGTGTCTTCGGCCGTCTGTCGATCACCTTCAAGCTGATCCTGGCAGCCGTCATCGTGAACGTGGCGGGCCTCGCCGCGTCGATCTATTTCGTCGACCGCACCGCCGAAGGCAGCCTCTACGATCTGGCCATCGACGGCTGGACGATGCAGACCGGGCAGGTCGCGGAAGCGGCCGCCGGCGGCATCAAGTGGAAGAAGCCCGACGTGGTCGCAGAAGCCTATGCGGCCTACGAGACGGATCCCGACAAGGCGCTGCTGAGAGCCATCGCCTTCGATGCCGAAAAGGCAGAACTCGCTGCCTTCGCCGCGCCCGAAACGGAAACAACGGCGATCGACGCCGCGATGGCCGAGATCGTCGCCGGCGCGCCCGAGAAGATCGTGACCAGGAGGCTTGACGGCAGCATCGTCATGGTCGCGCCGTCCGGACGCACCTCAGACGGCAAGCCGCTCGGCCATGTCGGCCTCGCCTGGAACACGGCTGCGGTCGAGGATATCCGCGATTCCCTCAATGGCGGCTCCGCGCTGGTGCAGACCGCGTCCACTGCCCTCCTCGTGATCCTGCTGTTCCTCACCATCCGCATGGTGATCGGCCGGCCTTTGAAAGCCGTCACCGGACGCATCGAGGCGCTGGCCGCAGGCGATCTCGAAACGCCGGTGGCACATCTCGATCGCCGCGACGAGGTCGGCGTCATTGCCCGGGCGCTCGACGGCTTCCGTGTCGCGTCGGTGGAGAAGATGGCTGCTGATCGCGAACTCGAGGCCCAGCGCGTCGGCATCGAGGAGGAGCGCACGCAGAACGAGGCCGCGCGCGCCTCGACGGCAAAGCTGCAGGCCGCCGTCGTCAAGCTCCTCGGGGCGGCATTGGCCCGCCTCGCCGAGGGCGACCTCACCACGCGGCTCAAGGTCGATTTCCCAGCCGACTACCGCAAGCTGAAGGATGATTTCAACCGGGCCATGGACCGGCTCCAGGATGCGATGAACCGCATCGTCGACACCGGCCGTCAACTCGAATTGGGCACCGGCGAGATCCGCCGTGCCGCCGACGAGTTGGCCCGCCGCAGCGAGCAGCAGGCGGCAACGCTGGAAGAGACCGTCGCCGCCGTCAACGACATCACCTCGTCGGTGACGTCGACCGCCAAGGGCGCCGGCGAGGCGCGCGACGCGGTCACCGAGGTGGCGCGCGACGCAGGCCGAAGTGACGAGGTCGTCGGCCAGGCGATCAGCGCCATGAACGGTATCGAAAAGTCGTCGCGCGAAATCACCAAGATCATCGGCGTCATCGACGAGATTGCCTTCCAGACCAACCTCCTGGCGCTCAATGCCGGGGTCGAGGCCGCGCGTGCTGGCGAGGCCGGACGCGGCTTCGCCGTCGTCGCCCAGGAAGTGCGCTCGCTGGCGCAGCGTTCCGCCGAAGCTGCGAGCGAGATCAAGGGCCTGATCCAGGCGTCCGAGGCCCAGGTGAAGAGCGGCGCAAAGCTGGTCGGCGAGACAGGCGAGTTCATCGGCCGTATCAGTGGCAAGGTCGGCAGCATCAACGAGATCGTTGTCGAGATCGCCAGGGCGGCTGAGGACCAGGCCGAGAGCCTGCGCGGCATCAATTCGGCCATGGGCGGCATCGATACCGCCACCCAGCAGGGTGCGGCGATGGCCGAACAGTTCACCGCGACAAGCCACAATCTGGCCCGCGACGGCGCTGAACTGATGGCGCTGATTTCACATTTCCGTACCGAAGCCGGGGCTCACCGTCAGCCGGCGGAGCCTGCACGGCAGCCACAGCCCACCCGGCCGCCGGTTCGGCTCGCCGTCACCGATGGCGCCACGGCGCTCGACATAGAGGTTGAGGAGGATGGCTGGCAGGAGTTCTAG
- a CDS encoding carboxymuconolactone decarboxylase family protein codes for MPHVTPLDRAELPQFAELFERYDRIRGFLPNSILTMGRRPAIAEAFMRLNQAILYEGTVPEALKMMVAYMASSAAGCRYCQAHMANLSSVYGVADDKIRAIWEFETSDLFSDAEKAALRLALHAGSVPNTAAAAHFDALEAHFTDAEIVEIVASIALFGYLNRWNDTMATEIEGVPQNLAERAIAPAGWQAGKHGAQD; via the coding sequence ATGCCCCATGTGACGCCTCTGGACCGTGCGGAACTGCCGCAATTCGCGGAGTTGTTCGAGCGCTATGACCGGATTCGCGGTTTCCTGCCGAACTCGATCCTGACCATGGGCAGGCGCCCGGCGATCGCCGAGGCCTTCATGCGCCTCAACCAGGCAATCCTATATGAAGGCACCGTGCCGGAAGCCTTGAAGATGATGGTGGCCTATATGGCGAGTTCGGCTGCCGGCTGCCGCTACTGTCAGGCGCACATGGCCAACCTTTCCAGCGTCTACGGCGTGGCCGACGACAAGATCCGCGCGATCTGGGAGTTCGAGACAAGCGACCTTTTCTCCGACGCCGAAAAGGCCGCGTTGCGACTGGCGCTTCACGCCGGCAGCGTTCCGAACACGGCGGCGGCAGCGCATTTTGATGCCTTGGAGGCCCATTTCACAGACGCCGAGATCGTGGAGATCGTCGCCTCGATCGCGCTCTTCGGATATCTCAACCGGTGGAACGACACCATGGCGACCGAAATAGAGGGCGTGCCGCAAAACCTCGCCGAACGCGCGATCGCACCGGCCGGCTGGCAGGCCGGCAAGCACGGCGCACAGGACTGA
- the hmgA gene encoding homogentisate 1,2-dioxygenase has product MSFSYMPGFGNDFETESLPGALPQGRNSPQRPAYGLYAEQLSGSPFTAPRGTNERSWLYRIRPSVRHTARFAAFAQPHWKSAPNNGDHELALGQLRWDPVPIPNVETDFVAGIRTMTTAGDVFTQVGMAAHVFVANTDMVDDHFFNADGELLVVPQEGGVRFVTEMGVIEVTPGEICVLPRGLVFKVELVDGPVRGYLCENYGAKFTLPDRGPIGANCLANPRDFKTPAAWFEEKETPCRLIVKWCGAFHVTEIGHSPLDVVAWHGNYAPYKYDLSTYSPVGAILFDHPDPSIFTVLTAPSGEEGTANIDFVIFPPRWLVAEDTFRPPWYHRNIMSEFMGLIHGQYDAKEEGFVPGGMSLHNMMLAHGPDATGFEKASRAELKPQKLDNTMAFMFETRFPQMLTRYAAELDTRQDNYIDCWSDLKKRFNGTPEGDWS; this is encoded by the coding sequence ATGAGCTTTTCCTACATGCCGGGCTTCGGCAACGATTTCGAGACCGAGAGCCTGCCGGGTGCGCTGCCGCAAGGCAGGAACTCGCCGCAGCGTCCCGCCTACGGGCTTTATGCCGAGCAGCTGTCGGGCTCGCCCTTCACCGCGCCGCGCGGCACCAACGAGCGCTCCTGGCTCTACCGGATCCGGCCGAGCGTGCGCCACACGGCGCGCTTTGCCGCCTTTGCGCAGCCGCACTGGAAAAGCGCCCCCAACAACGGCGATCACGAGTTGGCGCTCGGCCAGTTGCGCTGGGACCCGGTGCCGATACCGAACGTCGAGACCGACTTCGTCGCCGGTATCCGCACCATGACGACGGCCGGCGACGTCTTCACTCAGGTCGGCATGGCCGCGCATGTTTTCGTTGCCAATACCGACATGGTCGACGACCATTTCTTCAACGCCGACGGCGAGCTGCTGGTGGTACCGCAGGAGGGCGGCGTGCGCTTCGTCACCGAGATGGGCGTGATCGAGGTTACGCCGGGCGAGATCTGCGTGCTGCCGCGCGGTCTGGTCTTCAAGGTCGAGCTCGTCGACGGCCCGGTTCGCGGTTATTTGTGCGAGAACTACGGCGCCAAATTCACGCTGCCCGACCGCGGCCCGATCGGCGCCAACTGCCTGGCCAATCCCCGCGACTTCAAGACGCCAGCGGCATGGTTCGAGGAGAAAGAAACGCCCTGCCGACTGATCGTGAAATGGTGCGGCGCCTTCCACGTCACCGAGATCGGCCATTCGCCGCTCGACGTGGTGGCCTGGCACGGCAATTACGCGCCCTACAAATACGACCTTTCGACCTATTCGCCGGTCGGCGCCATCCTGTTCGACCACCCCGACCCTTCGATCTTCACCGTGCTGACGGCACCATCGGGCGAGGAGGGCACGGCCAATATCGACTTCGTCATCTTTCCGCCGCGCTGGCTGGTGGCGGAGGATACCTTCCGCCCGCCCTGGTACCACCGCAACATCATGAGCGAGTTCATGGGTCTGATCCACGGCCAGTACGACGCCAAGGAGGAGGGTTTCGTGCCCGGCGGCATGAGCCTGCACAACATGATGCTGGCGCACGGACCGGACGCGACGGGTTTCGAGAAAGCCTCGCGCGCGGAGCTGAAACCGCAGAAGCTCGACAACACCATGGCCTTCATGTTCGAGACACGCTTCCCGCAGATGCTGACCCGCTACGCAGCCGAACTCGACACCCGGCAGGACAATTACATCGACTGCTGGAGCGACCTGAAGAAGCGCTTCAACGGCACGCCTGAAGGCGACTGGAGTTGA
- a CDS encoding helix-turn-helix domain-containing protein: MDQLAPGVMAPADRRARMGERLRQIRHERGLTLAEVAQRSGLAVSTVSKVERGLMALTYDRFSQLADGLGVDVAALFSEHGERFRPGEVAVARLGEFRLHETDNYAYEMLFPDLWSKAMTPMLGTLRPLETMRFDRFVKHAGEEFLFVVDGRVTVHLEDKSPVVLDRGESIYFDSGRGHLYAAAGTDGARILVVCTRGFGDAAKEEAARY; encoded by the coding sequence ATGGACCAGCTTGCGCCCGGAGTGATGGCCCCTGCCGACCGCCGCGCCCGGATGGGGGAGAGGTTGCGCCAGATCCGCCACGAACGTGGCTTGACCCTGGCCGAGGTCGCGCAGCGTTCCGGTTTGGCGGTCTCCACGGTTTCGAAGGTCGAGCGCGGGCTGATGGCGCTGACCTATGACCGTTTCAGCCAGCTGGCCGACGGGCTAGGTGTCGATGTCGCGGCGCTGTTTTCGGAACATGGCGAGCGGTTCCGGCCCGGCGAGGTGGCGGTGGCGCGGCTTGGCGAGTTCCGCCTGCACGAGACCGACAACTATGCCTATGAGATGCTGTTCCCGGACCTGTGGAGCAAGGCGATGACGCCGATGCTCGGCACCTTGCGCCCTTTGGAGACGATGCGCTTCGACCGTTTCGTCAAGCACGCAGGCGAGGAGTTCCTGTTCGTTGTCGACGGCCGTGTCACTGTCCATCTGGAGGACAAGTCTCCGGTGGTTCTCGATCGCGGCGAAAGTATCTATTTCGATTCCGGCCGCGGCCATCTCTACGCCGCAGCCGGAACCGACGGCGCGCGCATCCTCGTTGTCTGTACGAGGGGCTTCGGTGACGCTGCGAAGGAAGAAGCAGCCCGATATTAG
- a CDS encoding FAD-dependent oxidoreductase, which produces MTRIFETPLYPYRRSPDQDAARPVRHPVIVVGAGPVGLALAIDLATQDVPVVVLDDNDKVSFGSRAICFAKRPLEILDRLGCADPMVAKGVTWNLGKVYFGDRRVYEFNLLPEAGHRRPAFINLQQFHFEKYLVDRLRELEAAGKPVEIRGNSRVTGVEQQNDGVTLTVDTPEGPYHVEADWVVACDGAGSPIRSLMDLDFVGRVFEDNFLIADVRMEAEFPPERWFWFDPPFNRGQSALLHKQPDGIWRIDLQLGWDIDREKEKRPENVIPRLKAMLGEDAKFELEWVSIYTFQCRRMEKFRHGRVVFAGDSAHQVSPFGARGANSGLQDADNLGWKLKLVTGGLAPEALIDSYDVERIQGADENILNSSRSTDFITPKSETSRLFRDAVLDLSERFEFARPLVNSGRLSVPCIHDGSPLNGPDVEGMPARTRPGAPAPDAELAGSWLLGRLGGRFQLLTIDAEAPDRIDVGGITVERVALAAKDDASGALAERYLGTAKSAVYLIRPDQHVAARWTSFDRAAVEAAVNRATSRP; this is translated from the coding sequence ATGACCCGCATCTTCGAAACACCGCTCTATCCCTACCGGCGCTCGCCCGACCAGGACGCGGCGCGCCCGGTGCGCCATCCGGTGATCGTCGTCGGCGCGGGGCCGGTCGGGCTGGCGCTGGCGATCGACCTTGCCACACAGGACGTGCCGGTGGTGGTGCTCGACGACAACGACAAGGTGTCGTTCGGTTCGCGCGCCATCTGTTTCGCCAAGAGGCCGCTGGAGATCCTCGACCGGCTCGGCTGCGCCGACCCGATGGTCGCCAAGGGCGTGACCTGGAACCTGGGCAAGGTCTATTTCGGCGACCGCCGTGTCTACGAGTTCAACCTGCTGCCGGAGGCCGGTCACCGGCGGCCGGCGTTCATCAACCTGCAGCAGTTCCATTTCGAGAAATACCTCGTCGACCGGCTGCGCGAACTGGAAGCCGCGGGCAAGCCGGTCGAAATTCGCGGCAACAGCCGGGTGACCGGGGTCGAGCAACAGAATGACGGCGTCACGCTGACCGTCGACACCCCGGAAGGCCCATACCACGTCGAGGCCGACTGGGTGGTCGCCTGCGACGGCGCCGGCTCGCCGATCCGTTCCCTGATGGACCTCGATTTCGTCGGCCGCGTCTTCGAGGACAATTTCCTGATCGCGGATGTGCGCATGGAGGCGGAGTTTCCGCCCGAACGCTGGTTCTGGTTCGATCCGCCTTTCAACAGGGGACAGTCGGCGTTGCTGCACAAGCAGCCGGACGGGATCTGGCGTATCGATCTGCAACTCGGATGGGACATCGACCGGGAGAAGGAAAAGAGGCCTGAGAATGTCATTCCGCGGCTGAAGGCGATGCTCGGCGAGGACGCAAAATTCGAGCTCGAATGGGTGTCGATCTACACCTTCCAGTGCCGGCGCATGGAAAAGTTCCGGCACGGTCGCGTGGTGTTTGCCGGCGACTCGGCACATCAGGTCTCGCCGTTCGGGGCGCGCGGCGCCAATTCCGGCCTGCAGGATGCCGACAACCTTGGCTGGAAGCTTAAGCTCGTCACCGGCGGGCTGGCGCCGGAAGCCCTGATAGACAGCTACGATGTCGAGCGCATTCAGGGCGCGGACGAAAACATTCTCAATTCCTCGCGGTCGACCGACTTCATCACGCCGAAATCGGAGACGAGCCGGCTGTTCCGCGACGCCGTGCTCGACCTTTCCGAACGCTTCGAGTTCGCGCGGCCGCTGGTCAATTCCGGCCGGCTCTCGGTTCCCTGTATCCATGACGGCTCGCCGCTCAACGGACCAGATGTGGAAGGCATGCCGGCGCGCACACGGCCGGGCGCGCCGGCACCCGACGCCGAACTCGCCGGCAGCTGGCTGCTCGGCCGGCTCGGCGGCCGGTTCCAGCTGCTGACCATCGACGCCGAGGCGCCCGACCGGATCGACGTCGGCGGCATCACGGTCGAGCGCGTCGCGCTGGCTGCCAAGGACGATGCAAGCGGCGCGCTTGCCGAACGCTATCTGGGCACGGCGAAGAGCGCCGTCTATCTCATCAGGCCCGACCAGCATGTCGCCGCCCGCTGGACGTCGTTCGATCGCGCGGCGGTCGAGGCGGCGGTCAACCGCGCCACCAGCAGGCCCTGA
- a CDS encoding TRAP transporter large permease: MALLVPIAALLLLLSGLALAYVIGASAVLAFLATDNGRYLAILPQQIFSRIDVFALMAMPLFILAGEIMNRGGVTRTLIDLSMALVGRLRGGLGHVNIMTSVFFAGISGSAVADAAALSNTLVPAMRERGYTATYAGAVTAASSIIGPIVPPSIILIFYGALMGTSVTALFLAGILPGLLLAAALFAVNAFFAWRDEHPRMTREEAPPLLPTLLRALPALSLPLIIVGGIVLGWMTPTEAAAVAVFAALAAGSFYEGFSRTGLIAGLRRTATLSGSIFMIITAIAALGHLGSLERLPEAIAATVTELGLGPIEFMIAMNVLFLLAGMVLDVPVALALLVPLLAPVALAQGAEPVHLGIVLCFNLCIGLVSPPLGGCLLVVSAVTRTSYWRLARAILPFVVVEIGVLALLVAFPGISLWLPRAFGLAGGG, translated from the coding sequence ATGGCCCTGCTTGTCCCGATCGCGGCGCTGTTGTTGCTGCTGTCGGGGCTGGCGCTCGCCTATGTGATCGGCGCCTCCGCCGTGCTGGCCTTCCTGGCGACGGACAATGGGCGCTACCTCGCGATCCTGCCGCAGCAAATCTTCTCGCGCATCGATGTCTTCGCGCTGATGGCGATGCCGCTTTTCATCCTCGCCGGCGAGATCATGAACCGGGGCGGCGTGACGCGTACCCTGATCGACCTGTCGATGGCACTGGTGGGTCGCCTGCGCGGCGGGCTCGGCCACGTCAACATCATGACCAGCGTGTTTTTTGCCGGCATCTCCGGTTCGGCGGTTGCCGACGCGGCCGCCCTTTCCAACACGCTGGTGCCGGCCATGCGTGAACGCGGCTACACGGCCACCTATGCCGGCGCTGTCACTGCCGCCTCCTCGATCATCGGGCCGATCGTGCCGCCCTCGATCATCCTGATCTTCTACGGCGCGCTGATGGGCACATCGGTCACCGCGCTGTTCCTTGCCGGTATCCTGCCCGGCCTGCTGCTCGCGGCGGCACTGTTCGCCGTCAACGCCTTCTTCGCCTGGCGCGACGAACATCCGCGCATGACCCGGGAGGAGGCACCGCCGCTCCTGCCGACCCTGCTGCGCGCGCTGCCGGCCCTGTCGCTGCCGCTGATCATCGTCGGCGGCATCGTACTCGGCTGGATGACACCGACGGAAGCAGCCGCCGTCGCCGTATTCGCGGCGCTGGCCGCCGGAAGTTTCTACGAAGGGTTCAGCCGCACCGGGCTGATCGCCGGCCTGCGCCGCACGGCCACGCTTTCGGGATCGATCTTCATGATCATCACGGCCATTGCCGCGCTAGGTCATCTCGGCTCGCTGGAGCGCCTGCCTGAGGCGATCGCCGCCACGGTGACCGAACTCGGGCTCGGCCCGATCGAATTCATGATCGCCATGAACGTGCTGTTCCTGCTGGCGGGAATGGTGCTCGACGTGCCCGTGGCGCTGGCGCTGCTGGTACCGCTGCTGGCGCCGGTGGCCCTCGCGCAGGGGGCCGAGCCTGTCCATCTCGGCATCGTGCTCTGCTTCAATCTGTGTATCGGCCTGGTTTCGCCGCCGCTCGGCGGCTGCCTGCTCGTGGTCTCGGCGGTCACCCGGACGAGCTATTGGCGACTGGCACGGGCAATACTGCCTTTCGTCGTGGTCGAGATCGGAGTGCTGGCGTTGCTGGTTGCGTTTCCTGGCATCAGTCTGTGGCTTCCGCGTGCCTTCGGCCTCGCCGGTGGAGGATGA
- a CDS encoding MBL fold metallo-hydrolase, with the protein MAKQFASAGDMTEKKVSFTEIGRDLWAFTAEGDPNTGVIIGDDSVMIVDAQATPRLANKVIEKVRSVTDKPIKYVVLTHYHAVRVLGASAYGASETIMSDKARAMVAERGQEDWDSEFARFPRLFQGHESIPGLTWPSLTFSRSATLFLGKRRVDLRFLGRAHTAGDIVALVPDANVMFTGDIVEYHSACYCGDGHFKDWPATLAAIKGFGLDAIAPGRGDALVGEKMVNAALDNTADFVTSTYRPIARIAQGGGSLKEAWDACRAVCDPKFADYAIYEHCLPFNVARAYDEALGIDTPRIWTAERDKEMWERLQG; encoded by the coding sequence ATGGCCAAACAATTCGCCTCTGCCGGCGACATGACCGAAAAGAAGGTCTCGTTCACCGAGATCGGCCGCGACCTCTGGGCCTTCACCGCCGAGGGCGATCCCAATACAGGCGTCATCATAGGCGACGATTCGGTGATGATCGTCGACGCGCAGGCGACGCCGCGGCTCGCCAACAAGGTGATCGAGAAGGTGCGCTCGGTGACCGACAAGCCGATCAAATATGTGGTGCTGACGCATTACCACGCGGTCCGCGTGCTCGGTGCGTCGGCCTACGGCGCGTCGGAAACGATCATGTCCGACAAGGCACGCGCCATGGTCGCCGAACGCGGGCAGGAGGACTGGGATTCGGAATTCGCGCGCTTCCCGCGCCTGTTCCAGGGCCATGAATCGATCCCGGGCCTCACCTGGCCAAGCCTGACCTTCTCCAGGAGCGCCACCCTTTTTCTCGGCAAGCGCCGCGTCGACCTGCGCTTCCTCGGCCGCGCCCACACGGCCGGCGATATCGTCGCCCTGGTGCCTGACGCCAATGTCATGTTCACCGGCGACATCGTCGAATACCACTCGGCCTGCTATTGCGGCGACGGGCATTTCAAAGACTGGCCGGCGACGCTGGCCGCGATCAAGGGGTTCGGCCTCGACGCCATTGCGCCCGGGCGCGGCGACGCGCTGGTGGGCGAAAAGATGGTGAATGCGGCGCTCGACAACACTGCCGACTTCGTGACCTCGACCTACCGGCCGATCGCACGCATCGCCCAGGGCGGCGGCTCGCTGAAGGAGGCGTGGGACGCCTGCCGCGCCGTCTGCGATCCGAAGTTTGCCGACTATGCGATCTACGAGCACTGCCTGCCCTTCAACGTCGCCCGCGCCTATGACGAGGCGCTCGGCATCGACACGCCGCGCATCTGGACGGCGGAGCGGGACAAGGAGATGTGGGAAAGGCTGCAGGGTTGA
- a CDS encoding DUF2783 domain-containing protein has protein sequence MANLVTSPNITGPDDFYEELLALHDGLSKEASDALNARLILILANHIGDREVLKEAFEAAALAKQQAGY, from the coding sequence ATGGCCAACCTCGTCACATCACCGAACATCACCGGTCCGGACGACTTCTACGAGGAACTGCTCGCGCTGCACGACGGCTTGAGCAAGGAGGCGAGCGACGCGCTGAATGCGCGGCTGATCCTCATCCTTGCCAATCATATCGGCGACCGCGAGGTGCTGAAGGAAGCTTTCGAGGCGGCAGCGCTGGCGAAACAGCAAGCCGGCTACTAA
- a CDS encoding LacI family transcriptional regulator gives MDKRSPRAAAVEPGRPTLKTIAFMTGLGVTTVSRALKDAPEIGEETRRRVQLVARQVGYRPNRAGVRLRTGKTNVISLVLNTEEQIGGFVSALIYGISERLAATPYHLIVTPYSRSNDPLESVRYIVETASADGIIISRIEPEDARVRYMVERGFPFATHGRTHMGIEHPYHDYDNHAFALAAVRRLAAAGRKRLALLAPPAVLSYHHHMRDGFLEGLHEAGLSEVSFPHATVDDRIEVIRARTRELMQRKTRPDGVICGSGAATFAVVAGMEDEGLAVGRDVDIAAKESAGLLNLFRPQIRAYHEDVNLAGSEVAQAVLGAIDGQPVARLQSLSAPREINKTC, from the coding sequence ATGGACAAGCGCAGCCCTCGCGCCGCGGCGGTGGAACCCGGCCGCCCGACGCTCAAGACGATTGCCTTCATGACCGGGCTCGGCGTCACGACGGTCTCGCGGGCGCTCAAGGACGCCCCCGAGATCGGCGAGGAGACGCGGCGGCGTGTCCAACTGGTGGCGCGCCAGGTCGGCTACCGGCCGAACCGCGCGGGGGTGCGCCTTCGCACCGGCAAGACCAATGTGATCAGCCTGGTCCTCAACACCGAAGAACAGATCGGCGGCTTCGTGTCGGCGCTCATCTACGGTATTTCGGAGCGGCTCGCCGCAACCCCCTACCACCTGATCGTCACCCCTTATTCGCGCTCCAACGACCCGCTGGAATCGGTCCGCTACATCGTGGAGACGGCATCGGCCGACGGCATTATCATCTCGCGCATCGAACCGGAGGACGCGCGGGTGCGCTACATGGTGGAGCGAGGCTTTCCCTTCGCCACCCACGGCCGCACACATATGGGCATCGAGCATCCCTATCACGATTATGACAACCACGCCTTCGCACTGGCGGCGGTACGCCGGCTTGCCGCCGCCGGCCGCAAGCGCCTTGCCCTGCTGGCCCCGCCAGCGGTGCTGAGCTACCACCACCACATGCGCGACGGCTTCCTGGAAGGGTTGCACGAGGCCGGCCTGTCGGAGGTCTCCTTTCCACATGCGACCGTCGACGACCGCATCGAGGTGATCCGGGCACGAACGCGCGAACTCATGCAACGCAAAACACGGCCTGACGGGGTCATCTGCGGCAGCGGAGCGGCGACCTTCGCCGTTGTTGCCGGCATGGAGGACGAGGGGCTGGCGGTCGGCCGTGACGTCGATATCGCGGCCAAGGAGTCCGCCGGGCTCCTCAACCTTTTCAGGCCGCAGATCCGTGCCTACCACGAGGACGTCAACCTCGCCGGCAGCGAGGTGGCGCAGGCCGTGCTCGGCGCGATCGACGGTCAGCCGGTCGCGCGCCTGCAGAGTCTCAGTGCGCCGCGCGAGATCAACAAAACCTGCTGA
- a CDS encoding NAD(P)/FAD-dependent oxidoreductase encodes MAVIGAGIAGASVAAELASDARVILIEREAQPGYHTTGRSAALFSAIYGPAPIRALTRASAPFFEGPPDGFSSAPLLSPRGALMIGREEQLGAIAAMESEIADAGGIRRVEREALERMVPLLRRGYAAAAIHETDARDIDVHALHQGYLRRFRSAGGEIVNNAEVLSIERDGDGWRIETSAGTIAAESIVNAAGAWADEIGAMAGATPIGLVPKRRTAVIVSVPEGYDAADYPIVVDIEEEFYLKPDSGRLLISPADETPSPPCDAQPDELDVAICVDRIEKAFDLSVRHIENKWAGLRSFVADKVPVAGYDGDVPGFFWLAGQGGYGIQSAPALARTAAALVMGRPVPGDVLDQRLDPASLSPARLERG; translated from the coding sequence GTGGCCGTCATCGGAGCGGGCATTGCCGGCGCGTCGGTCGCGGCCGAACTGGCGAGCGACGCTCGCGTGATCCTCATAGAGCGGGAGGCCCAACCCGGCTACCACACCACCGGACGTTCCGCGGCTCTGTTTTCGGCCATCTACGGCCCAGCACCGATCCGGGCGTTGACACGCGCCTCGGCGCCGTTCTTCGAAGGCCCGCCTGACGGTTTCTCAAGCGCTCCATTGCTCTCGCCGCGCGGCGCGCTCATGATCGGCCGCGAGGAACAGCTGGGTGCGATCGCCGCCATGGAATCCGAGATCGCGGACGCCGGCGGTATCCGCCGCGTCGAGCGCGAGGCGCTCGAACGCATGGTGCCGCTCTTGCGCAGAGGTTATGCCGCGGCCGCGATCCATGAAACCGATGCGCGCGACATCGACGTGCATGCGTTGCATCAGGGCTATCTGCGCCGTTTCCGTTCAGCCGGGGGAGAGATCGTCAACAACGCGGAAGTGCTGTCGATCGAGCGCGACGGCGACGGGTGGCGAATCGAAACCAGCGCGGGGACGATCGCGGCGGAAAGCATCGTGAATGCCGCCGGAGCCTGGGCCGACGAAATCGGCGCCATGGCTGGCGCTACCCCCATCGGACTGGTTCCGAAACGGCGAACCGCGGTTATCGTTTCGGTACCGGAAGGATATGACGCAGCCGACTATCCGATCGTCGTGGACATCGAGGAAGAATTCTATCTGAAGCCGGATTCCGGGCGCCTCCTGATTTCGCCGGCCGACGAGACGCCGTCGCCCCCCTGTGACGCCCAGCCGGACGAACTCGACGTCGCGATCTGCGTCGACCGCATCGAAAAGGCGTTCGACCTTTCCGTTCGGCACATCGAGAACAAATGGGCCGGCTTGCGCAGCTTCGTCGCCGACAAGGTGCCGGTCGCGGGCTATGATGGCGACGTGCCGGGCTTCTTCTGGCTTGCCGGACAGGGCGGATACGGCATCCAGTCGGCACCGGCGCTGGCGCGGACCGCGGCCGCGCTGGTCATGGGACGCCCAGTGCCAGGCGATGTTCTCGACCAGCGGCTCGACCCGGCCTCACTGTCGCCGGCAAGGCTGGAGCGCGGCTGA